One Archocentrus centrarchus isolate MPI-CPG fArcCen1 chromosome 14, fArcCen1, whole genome shotgun sequence DNA window includes the following coding sequences:
- the LOC115791549 gene encoding LOW QUALITY PROTEIN: tumor necrosis factor alpha-induced protein 2 (The sequence of the model RefSeq protein was modified relative to this genomic sequence to represent the inferred CDS: inserted 1 base in 1 codon; substituted 2 bases at 2 genomic stop codons), with product MPILKKLPGRSKSCHEFPRVNGELILPRLDLDIRDLNELKDLKELNELKDLNKNLNPFEDVDLDDDERNRGDMGLIMGEVRGNLQLKSSCDGEEEENEVNAERHGAGNPKGKPLRGTLERICGVSPLKTLGKLGKGLRISGRNVWGNNTPHYNPGDSHTLPAEREKKKGLRRSSEGIMTLLRFTGRRKEERRESLPCGDLSTGSEEEASRRPSFLRMVSLGKLKRESMSDKASQETEEETEKEVEDPVIKTREPLSVLEILQLVNHRDLLLADTHIQELERESELLSLLPNATPPTLTPTQSPSTPPSMLPLSSSLDESLSSNATLDSSRRKAKDVELLYEALQKEMWDVVRESLRQPSAGPNLGLVVLVIQQEEHADAAWALREETKPEQEVPRIQPSQRPRRLKMKWKQAVAEAADWSLPHQVDTQAGQLASYLERLKCRMVDDLDAARRNAISIYPEEFAAFQVYVESYHRAVAKRLRTITSGPLQITDVYSLLDWFYNIYNRDVLGTIGTSTPINYAALDAILAQETVDRLEQDCISVVRDKVTTELIHVLDEEERRWAQTLHIEEYQSHLACSVIQRLKVDLDRSTSVNQFLGARVARCSLIGLVRFSXNLDAFSFQRKVEMFHDSRAEFGDRGDGYVSRTIALVNCCPPFRSFVERCRQCDPQGSEESAQKANSSLDRIINQSVRVLTDRLFDHIRPFFDKLMKXKWLNNTEAFESIEASIKQHFKKFRRMDSPPYQTLWGEVHRRVLVEYVRAIMRGRLICTSSKMRKRMAFPPARXGQAAERTFKDLESNSSWLDSIICHLADIILLEDTPSIQMEVAVLVKEFPDIRKKHVSTLLNVRGMMRQAERQEILNVVKDFECSSVLMCRDHALFSDIPITSEVHCISLGFLRLAMTVSNWFSEHRPRRRGRISVRNTAPQPAENKEDASKLHRED from the exons ATGCCCATTCTGAAGAAGCTCCCAGGAAGATCCAAGAGCTGCCATGAGTTCCCCAGAGTGAACGGTGAACTGATTCTGCCCCGCCTGGACTTAGACATCAGGGACTTGAATGAGCTCAAGGACCTGAAGGAGCTTAATGAACTGAAGGATCTGAACAAGAACCTGAACCCCTTTGAGGATGTGGACCTGGATGATGATGAGAGGAACAGAGGTGACATGGGCCTCATCATGGGGGAGGTGAGGGGCAACCTCCAGCTCAAGTCCTCCTGTGatggtgaagaggaggagaacgAGGTCAATGCTGAGAGACACGGGGCGGGAAATCCTAAAGGGAAGCCACTGCGGGGGACCCTGGAGCGGATCTGTGGAGTGTCCCCCCTTAAAACCCTTGGAAAATTGGGGAAGGGGCTCCGTATATCAGGACGCAATGTGTGGGGCAACAACACGCCCCACTACAACCCTGGAGACTCGCATACACTcccagcagagagagagaaaaaaaaaggactacgCAGGAGCTCAGAGGGAATAATGACCCTGCTTCG CTTCACAGGTCGACGGAAGGAGGAACGCAGAGAAAGTCTGCCCTGTGGAGACCTGAGCACAGGCAGCGAGGAAGAGGCTTCCAGGCGACCATCCTTCCTCAGGATGGTCAGTCTGGGCAAGCTAAAGAGAGAATCCATGTCAGACAAGGCATCCCAAGAGACGGAGGAGGAAACAGAGAAGGAGGTAGAGGACCCAGTGATCAAAACCAGAGAGCCCCTCTCAG TTCTGGAGATCTTACAGCTGGTCAATCACAGGGACCTTCTCCTGgctgacacacacattcaggaGCTGGAGCGAGAAAGTGAGCTCCTATCTCTCCTGCCAAACGCGACTCCTCCTACCCTCACTCCTACCCAGAGTCCCAGTACCCCACCCAGCATGTTGCCTTTGTCCTCATCCTTAGATGAGTCCCTCAGCTCTAATGCAACTCTGGACTCAAGCCGGAGAAAAGCTAAGGATGTCGAGCTCCTGTATGAAGCCCTGCAAAAAGAGATGTGGGATGTGGTGCGAGAGTCCCTCCGCCAGCCTAGTGCTGGCCCCAACCTTGGTCTGGTGGTGCTGGTAATCCAACAAGAAGAGCATGCTGATGCTGCCTGGGCTCTGAGAGAGGAGACCAAGCCAGAGCAAGAGGTGCCCCGCATCCAGCCCAGCCAACGTCCCCGACGACTGAAGATGAAGTGGAAGCAGGCTGTAGCGGAGGCTGCAGACTGGAGCCTGCCACATCAGGTAGACACCCAAGCAGGCCAGCTGGCCTCATACCTGGAGCGTCTGAAGTGTCGAATGGTGGATGATCTGGATGCAGCACGGAGGAATGCTATATCCATTTACCCAGAGGAGTTTGCAGCCTTCCAGGTGTATGTGGAAAGTTACCATCGGGCTGTGGCCAAACGTCTTCGTACCATTACTAGTGGCCCACTGCAGATCACAGATGTATACTCACTACTGGACTGGTTCTACAACATCTACAACAG GGATGTCCTAGGAACTATTGGAACCAGCACACCCATCAACTACGCCGCACTGGATGCCATTCTGGCTCAAGAGACAGTGGACAGGCTGGAACAAGATTGCATCAGCGTAGTCAGG GATAAGGTGACAACAGAGCTGATCCACGTTCtggatgaagaggagaggcGATGGGCCCAGACTCTGCACATAGAGGAGTATCAATCACACCTGGCATGCTCAGTGATCCAG AGGCTGAAGGTGGATTTGGACAGATCTACATCTGTGAACCAGTTTCTAGGAGCAAGAGTGGCTCGCTGCAGTCTCATTGGATTAGTGA GGTTCTCATGAAACCTCGATGCATTCAGTTTCCAGAGGAAGGTGGAGATGTTTCATGACTCTCGGGCAGAATTTGGGGATCGAGGAGATGGATATGTTTCAAGGACCATAGCTCTGGTTAACTGCTGCCCTCCTTTCAG ATCCTTCGTGGAGCGCTGCAGGCAGTGTGACCCACAGGGCAGTGAGGAGTCTGCGCAGAAAGCCAACTCGTCATTGGACAGGATCATCAACCAGTCAGTGAGGGTGTTAACTGACAGACTGTTTGACCACATCAGG CCTTTCTTTGACAAACTGATGA AGAAGTGGCTGAACAACACAGAGGCCTTCGAATCTATTGAAGCCAGTATTAAACAGCACTTCAAGAAATTCAGAAGGATGGACTCTCCACCATATCAG ACGCTGTGGGGTGAGGTGCACCGGCGGGTTCTGGTGGAATATGTCCGAGCCATTATGCGGGGACGGCTCATCTGCACATCCTCTaagatgaggaagaggatggctTTTCCGCCTGCAAGATGAGGCCAAGCAGCTGAAAGGACTTTTAAGGATCTG gAATCAAACTCCTCCTGGTTGGACAGCATCATCTGCCACCTAGCTGACATCATCCTCCTGGAGGACACGCCCTCCATCCAAATGGAGGTAGCTGTTCTGGTGAAAGAGTTCCCAGATATACG GAAGAAGCATGTCTCCACCCTGTTGAATGTCAGAGGGATGATGCGGCAGGCAGAGCGACAGGAGATCCTCAATGTCGTCAAAGACTTTGAATGTAGCAGCGTCCTCATGTGCCGGGACCACGCCCTCTTTTCTGACATTCCCATCACTTCAGAGGTGCACTGCATCAGCCTGGGCTTCCTCCGCCTCGCCATGACTGTCTCCAACTGGTTCTCAGAGCACCGGCCGAGGCGGAGAGGCAGGATAAGTGTCAGGAACACAGCACCTCAACCTGCTGAGAATAAGGAAGATGCAAGCAAACTTCACAGAGAAGACTAG